One Oryzomonas sagensis genomic region harbors:
- the pnp gene encoding polyribonucleotide nucleotidyltransferase, with protein MEQKVQVEFGGRTVTIATGKMAKQASGAVVVSCGDTMVLVTAVATKEAKEGQDFFPLTVNYIEKAYAGGKIPGGFFKREARPSDAETLTCRLIDRPIRPLFPENFLNDTQIMATVVSADKDNDPGILSMLGASAALMVSDVPFQGPIAGAKVGRVNGKLICNPTSEELEQSDLEIVVAASRDAVIMVEGEAKFVSEADMLEAIFFAKEAMLPLIEAQEELQKKAGVAKRVIAPPVVDEALLARVRELAYDRISEAVKIKSKQERHNQIDLITAETVEALKEEFEGKTKQIKAFLGDFEYERVRTDILDTGIRIDGRDTVTIRPITTEAGLLPRTHGSALFTRGETQALVSTTLGTSIDEQRIDSLYGESRKRFLLHYNFPPFSVGETSFRLAPGRREIGHGMLAERALSAVIPKHEDFPYTIRIVSEILESNGSSSMASVCGGSMSLMDAGVPVTAPVAGIAMGLIKEGDKVAILSDILGDEDHLGDMDFKVAGTTEGVTALQMDIKIGGVTKEIMQQALKQAREGRLHILGKMAETLSAARGEMSPFAPRITTIWIKTDRIRDVIGTGGKNIRNITETTGVTVDIEDTGRINIASTNKEACDLAIQMIRGLTDEAEEGKLYMGTVRKIMDFGAFVEIMPGTDGLVHISELDTKRVKTVTEVLNEGDKVLVKCIGIDKNGKIKLSRKEALGLNLDGTPDGSAPSTEEPSGE; from the coding sequence ATGGAACAAAAAGTACAGGTTGAGTTCGGCGGCAGGACCGTAACCATTGCCACCGGCAAGATGGCCAAACAGGCCAGCGGCGCCGTGGTGGTAAGTTGTGGCGACACCATGGTGCTGGTGACCGCCGTGGCGACAAAGGAAGCCAAGGAAGGGCAGGATTTTTTCCCCCTTACCGTCAACTATATCGAAAAAGCCTATGCCGGCGGCAAGATCCCGGGCGGTTTTTTCAAGCGCGAAGCACGTCCGTCGGACGCTGAAACCCTTACCTGCCGGTTGATCGACCGTCCGATCCGCCCGCTCTTTCCCGAGAACTTCCTGAACGACACCCAGATCATGGCCACCGTGGTATCGGCCGACAAGGACAACGATCCCGGCATCCTGTCCATGCTGGGCGCCTCGGCCGCCCTGATGGTGTCCGACGTCCCGTTCCAGGGCCCCATCGCCGGCGCCAAGGTCGGCCGGGTGAACGGCAAACTGATCTGCAACCCCACCTCCGAAGAGCTTGAGCAGAGCGACCTGGAGATCGTGGTCGCAGCCAGCCGCGACGCGGTCATCATGGTGGAAGGCGAGGCCAAGTTCGTATCCGAGGCCGACATGCTGGAGGCCATCTTCTTTGCCAAAGAGGCGATGCTGCCGTTGATCGAGGCCCAGGAAGAGCTGCAGAAGAAAGCCGGCGTCGCCAAGCGCGTGATTGCGCCCCCGGTCGTGGACGAAGCGCTGCTGGCCCGGGTGCGCGAACTGGCCTATGATCGCATCTCCGAAGCGGTCAAGATCAAATCCAAGCAGGAACGCCACAACCAGATCGACCTGATCACCGCCGAAACCGTCGAGGCCCTCAAGGAAGAGTTCGAAGGCAAGACCAAGCAGATCAAGGCATTCCTGGGCGATTTCGAGTACGAGCGCGTCCGGACCGACATCCTGGATACCGGCATCCGCATCGACGGCCGCGACACGGTCACGATCCGCCCCATCACCACCGAGGCCGGATTGTTGCCCCGTACCCACGGTTCCGCCCTGTTCACCCGCGGCGAGACCCAGGCCCTGGTTTCCACCACCCTGGGCACCTCCATCGACGAACAGCGCATCGACTCCCTGTACGGCGAGTCCCGCAAGCGCTTCCTGCTCCACTACAACTTCCCGCCGTTCTCCGTGGGCGAAACCAGCTTCCGCCTGGCTCCGGGCCGTCGCGAGATCGGCCACGGCATGCTGGCCGAGCGCGCGCTGTCTGCCGTCATCCCCAAACACGAAGACTTCCCCTACACCATCCGCATCGTCTCCGAGATCCTGGAGAGCAACGGCTCCTCCTCCATGGCCTCGGTCTGCGGCGGCAGCATGTCGCTGATGGACGCCGGCGTGCCGGTTACGGCTCCGGTGGCGGGTATCGCCATGGGCCTGATCAAGGAGGGGGACAAGGTCGCCATCCTGTCCGACATCCTGGGCGACGAGGACCACCTGGGCGACATGGACTTCAAGGTGGCCGGTACGACCGAGGGGGTTACCGCCCTGCAGATGGACATCAAGATCGGCGGCGTCACCAAGGAAATCATGCAGCAGGCGCTGAAACAGGCCCGCGAAGGCCGGTTGCACATTCTGGGCAAGATGGCCGAGACCCTGTCGGCCGCACGCGGCGAGATGTCTCCCTTTGCCCCGCGCATCACCACCATCTGGATCAAGACCGACCGCATCCGCGACGTCATCGGCACCGGCGGCAAGAATATCCGCAACATCACCGAGACTACCGGCGTCACCGTGGATATCGAGGATACCGGCCGCATCAACATCGCCAGCACCAACAAGGAAGCCTGCGACCTGGCCATCCAGATGATCCGCGGCCTGACCGACGAGGCGGAAGAGGGCAAGCTCTACATGGGCACCGTCCGGAAGATCATGGACTTCGGCGCCTTTGTGGAGATCATGCCGGGCACCGACGGCCTGGTGCACATCTCCGAACTGGACACCAAGCGGGTCAAGACGGTTACCGAAGTGCTGAACGAGGGCGACAAGGTCCTGGTCAAGTGCATCGGCATCGACAAGAACGGCAAGATCAAGCTCTCCCGCAAGGAAGCGCTCGGCCTCAACCTCGACGGCACGCCGGATGGTTCGGCTCCGTCGACAGAGGAGCCGTCGGGCGAATAA
- a CDS encoding thiolase family protein — protein MSTQFRPRPVYVAASWMAPVGRYNGKDKENLSFLEMAERCEAVFGGSPVRRRDIEAVVVGSQNPSAFSGVDNTAAKIAGILGISGARSVLVDTASSSGASAFESAYLEVASGRFDHVLAIGIQKMSDASTTESTRIIAGVIDREESEFGLTMPACGALVARALKERLDLTDEEWTAYAALLTQRSQRFAAQNPDAHLRATIEVEEYYRQIASGKNYRYWYPLRYHDYCPMSDGMAAVILTAKPQDVLVSGVGSATDIPTIADRNYFHSFPATVIAAGYAYGMAGIKDIRTLEGKLHVNMHDPFNGFGPINLVDLGIVSRNRLMDALLDDDLTGPTGAFPTNLTGGLKGRGHPLGATGMIQIVENHRLIQEQGFSAGLSHSIGGPINNNVVTLLERSDQYHARRHEPYKPWGLPSLGKLKPKNATLDTLLAATPLVEGSFVTSTARFDYRTGRPEVVILIVACKLEGVKYRFLFGIDGEHYEQVAGIERGAPISVERQDDRVLVNRMPVRKFYTRTINGLVELAGSGWKRLIGKG, from the coding sequence ATGAGCACCCAATTCCGTCCTCGCCCGGTCTACGTGGCCGCCTCCTGGATGGCCCCGGTGGGGCGTTACAACGGCAAGGACAAGGAGAACCTCTCCTTCCTGGAGATGGCCGAACGCTGCGAAGCGGTGTTCGGCGGCAGCCCGGTGCGGCGGCGCGACATCGAGGCGGTGGTGGTGGGGAGCCAGAACCCTTCCGCGTTTTCCGGCGTGGACAACACGGCGGCAAAGATCGCCGGGATTCTGGGCATCTCCGGGGCCCGCTCCGTGCTGGTGGACACGGCCTCGTCCTCCGGGGCCTCGGCCTTCGAGAGCGCCTACCTGGAGGTGGCGTCGGGGCGCTTCGACCACGTGCTGGCCATCGGCATCCAGAAGATGAGCGACGCCTCCACCACGGAATCGACCCGGATCATCGCCGGGGTGATCGACCGGGAGGAATCGGAATTCGGCCTGACCATGCCCGCCTGCGGCGCCCTGGTGGCCCGGGCCCTCAAGGAGCGGCTGGACTTGACCGACGAGGAGTGGACCGCCTACGCGGCCCTCTTGACCCAGCGGAGCCAACGCTTTGCCGCCCAGAACCCGGATGCCCACCTGCGGGCCACCATCGAGGTGGAGGAGTACTACCGCCAGATCGCCAGCGGCAAGAACTACCGCTACTGGTATCCCCTGCGCTACCACGACTACTGCCCCATGTCCGACGGCATGGCGGCGGTCATCCTCACCGCCAAACCCCAGGACGTGCTGGTAAGCGGCGTGGGGAGCGCCACCGACATCCCCACCATCGCCGACCGCAACTACTTCCACTCCTTCCCGGCCACGGTCATCGCCGCCGGGTACGCCTACGGCATGGCCGGGATCAAGGACATCCGCACCCTGGAGGGGAAACTGCACGTGAACATGCACGACCCCTTCAACGGCTTCGGCCCCATCAACCTGGTGGACCTGGGGATCGTCAGCCGCAACCGCCTCATGGACGCCCTGCTGGACGACGACCTCACCGGCCCCACCGGGGCCTTCCCCACCAACCTGACCGGCGGCCTGAAGGGACGCGGCCACCCCTTGGGGGCCACCGGCATGATCCAGATCGTGGAGAACCACCGCCTGATCCAAGAGCAGGGGTTCAGCGCCGGTCTGTCCCACTCCATCGGCGGCCCGATCAACAACAACGTGGTGACGCTTCTGGAGCGGAGCGACCAGTACCATGCCCGCCGCCACGAGCCGTACAAGCCGTGGGGCCTCCCCTCCCTGGGGAAACTCAAACCCAAGAATGCGACCCTGGATACCCTCCTGGCGGCAACGCCGTTGGTGGAAGGCTCCTTCGTCACCTCCACCGCCCGTTTCGACTACAGGACCGGCCGGCCGGAGGTGGTGATCCTGATCGTCGCCTGCAAACTGGAGGGGGTCAAGTACCGTTTCCTCTTCGGCATCGACGGGGAGCATTACGAGCAGGTGGCCGGCATCGAGCGGGGCGCCCCGATCTCCGTGGAGCGGCAGGACGACCGGGTCCTGGTGAACCGCATGCCGGTGCGCAAGTTCTACACCCGCACCATCAACGGGTTGGTGGAGTTGGCCGGGAGCGGGTGGAAGAGGCTGATTGGGAAGGGGTAG
- a CDS encoding low molecular weight protein tyrosine phosphatase family protein produces the protein MNLLFVCSQNKLRSPTAETVFSAYPGVEALSAGTNNDAVTPISADVIEWADVVFCMERIHRDKLARRFKAAFKTTRLVVLDIPDNYAYMDPELIRILEAKVPRYVRM, from the coding sequence TTGAATCTTCTTTTTGTATGCAGCCAGAACAAACTCCGCAGCCCCACCGCCGAAACCGTCTTCTCGGCCTACCCAGGCGTCGAGGCGCTTTCGGCAGGCACGAACAATGACGCCGTAACCCCCATATCCGCTGATGTGATCGAATGGGCCGATGTGGTTTTCTGCATGGAAAGAATCCACCGGGACAAACTAGCGCGCAGGTTCAAAGCCGCATTCAAAACGACGAGGCTGGTTGTCCTGGATATCCCGGATAACTACGCGTATATGGACCCGGAACTCATCAGGATACTGGAGGCCAAGGTGCCCCGGTATGTCAGGATGTGA
- a CDS encoding NAD(P)-dependent oxidoreductase has translation MLRKIGFIGLGTVGRHMAANLSKGSYELTVFDLNPAAVSGLVELGALAATSAAEAARDRDLVIAIVPEGEELGHLFFGEDGILAGIGGGTILADMGSHSLDTTMKMADECAKKRVLYLDAPVWGSKEHAANGLLTIVTGGDPSLVGRCREPFSCFGLNIIHVGEVGDATKMKFIVNMVQAELVQVLAEGLVLGDKMGFTADKILEVLDTRGVASPLFHLKGRAMARGDFTRSLALKYVHEQLHMVLNAARLMGLNLPTAEAASKVYEKAVDAGWGEEDFSAVIKALR, from the coding sequence ATGTTGAGAAAAATCGGATTCATCGGGCTTGGCACCGTTGGCCGGCACATGGCCGCCAACCTGTCCAAGGGGAGTTATGAGCTGACGGTTTTCGATTTGAACCCCGCCGCCGTGAGCGGGCTGGTGGAACTGGGCGCCCTGGCCGCAACGTCGGCCGCCGAAGCCGCCCGGGACCGCGACCTGGTTATCGCCATCGTCCCGGAGGGCGAGGAGTTGGGGCATCTCTTCTTCGGTGAGGACGGCATCCTGGCCGGCATCGGGGGGGGCACGATCCTGGCTGACATGGGTTCCCACTCCCTGGACACCACCATGAAGATGGCCGACGAGTGCGCCAAGAAACGGGTCCTGTACCTGGACGCCCCGGTGTGGGGGAGCAAGGAGCATGCGGCCAACGGGCTTCTGACCATCGTGACCGGCGGCGACCCCTCCCTGGTGGGGAGATGCCGCGAACCCTTTTCCTGCTTCGGCCTCAACATCATCCATGTGGGCGAGGTGGGCGACGCCACCAAGATGAAGTTCATCGTCAACATGGTGCAGGCCGAACTGGTGCAGGTCTTGGCGGAAGGCTTGGTGTTGGGCGACAAGATGGGCTTCACCGCCGATAAGATCCTGGAGGTGCTGGATACCCGCGGCGTGGCCTCCCCCCTGTTCCACCTCAAGGGGCGGGCCATGGCCCGGGGCGATTTTACGCGCAGCCTGGCGCTCAAATACGTCCACGAACAGCTCCACATGGTCCTGAATGCGGCCCGCCTCATGGGCCTGAACCTGCCCACGGCGGAAGCGGCCAGCAAGGTCTACGAAAAAGCGGTGGACGCCGGCTGGGGTGAGGAAGACTTCTCGGCGGTCATCAAGGCGTTGCGCTAG
- a CDS encoding endonuclease III domain-containing protein, translated as MKPDDIHRAIGILREEARAWRTPSVTVVAEASRSPFKVLVSCIISLRTKDEVTTRASARLFDRAPTPEAMEGLPVEEIARLIYPAGFYRTKAEQILEISRRLVAEYGGRVPDDLDALLAFRGVGRKTANLVLTLGFGKPGICVDTHVHRICNRWGYVATKNPDATEMALRALLPPEYWIEINDLLVAFGQNLCHPVSPRCSICRLSDLCSRVGVAQSR; from the coding sequence ATGAAACCGGACGATATACACCGCGCCATAGGCATTCTGCGCGAAGAGGCCCGCGCCTGGCGCACCCCTTCGGTCACCGTGGTTGCCGAAGCCAGCCGCAGCCCCTTCAAGGTGCTGGTCTCCTGCATCATCTCCCTGCGCACCAAGGACGAGGTGACGACCCGGGCCTCCGCCCGGCTCTTCGACCGCGCTCCGACCCCCGAGGCGATGGAGGGGCTTCCGGTAGAGGAGATCGCCCGCCTGATCTACCCGGCCGGGTTCTACCGCACCAAGGCCGAGCAGATCCTGGAGATCTCCCGCCGCCTGGTGGCGGAGTACGGCGGCAGGGTGCCGGACGATCTGGACGCGCTGCTCGCCTTTCGGGGCGTGGGGCGCAAGACCGCCAATCTGGTGCTCACCCTGGGGTTCGGCAAGCCGGGCATCTGTGTCGACACCCATGTCCACCGCATCTGCAACCGCTGGGGATACGTGGCGACCAAGAACCCCGACGCCACCGAAATGGCGCTGCGCGCCCTGCTCCCGCCGGAATACTGGATCGAAATCAACGACTTGCTGGTGGCCTTCGGCCAGAACCTCTGCCACCCCGTATCGCCGCGCTGCTCCATCTGCCGCCTGAGCGATCTCTGCTCGCGCGTCGGCGTTGCCCAATCCCGCTGA
- the rpsO gene encoding 30S ribosomal protein S15, translating into MLASEKKQEIINSFKTHESDTGSPEVQIAILTERITYLTEHFKIHKKDHHSRRGLLKLVGQRRRLLDYLKGKELDRYKKVIERLGIRR; encoded by the coding sequence GTGTTGGCATCCGAAAAAAAACAGGAAATCATCAACTCGTTCAAAACCCATGAAAGCGACACAGGTTCTCCGGAGGTGCAGATCGCCATTCTCACCGAGCGGATCACCTATCTGACCGAGCATTTCAAGATCCACAAAAAGGACCACCACAGCCGTCGCGGGCTTCTGAAGCTCGTCGGCCAGAGGAGGCGCCTTCTGGACTACCTCAAAGGCAAGGAGCTGGACAGGTACAAGAAGGTTATCGAACGACTCGGCATACGCAGGTAA
- a CDS encoding PHP domain-containing protein, with translation MTTEQTAYIDLHVHSCFSDGAFTPSQLVERAATEGLRAIAIADHDSVAGVPEGIAAGAERGLEVIPAIELSVQFKTYKDVHLLGYGMDWGDHGFLEQLSRLRERRELRSHDILAAVNERLAGEGRAVIGFEEVAIHARGAIGRPHIARAMIGRGYADSVEEAFRRYLVPCNVPKRYWPMDDAIATIRRLGGAAVLAHPTSVSILSPELRSIITELAELGLDGIEVFNNMAQPEEMAVLQRIAGDRGLLMTGGSDFHGIEEGQELGRGRNGIRFEDTLLTPLKTLIERRRRQADT, from the coding sequence ATGACAACGGAACAAACCGCCTACATAGATCTGCACGTCCATTCCTGTTTCTCGGACGGCGCCTTTACCCCCTCCCAGTTGGTGGAGCGGGCGGCAACGGAGGGATTGCGCGCCATCGCCATTGCCGACCACGACTCGGTGGCCGGCGTGCCGGAGGGGATCGCCGCCGGGGCGGAACGGGGCCTGGAGGTGATTCCCGCCATCGAGCTTTCGGTGCAGTTCAAGACCTACAAGGATGTGCACCTGCTGGGATACGGCATGGATTGGGGCGACCATGGGTTTCTGGAGCAATTGAGCCGTCTGCGCGAACGGCGGGAGTTGCGGAGCCACGACATACTGGCGGCGGTGAACGAACGTCTGGCGGGGGAGGGGCGGGCGGTCATCGGGTTTGAGGAGGTGGCGATACATGCGCGGGGTGCCATCGGCAGGCCCCACATCGCCCGGGCCATGATCGGGCGGGGCTATGCTGATTCGGTCGAGGAGGCTTTCCGCCGTTATCTGGTCCCCTGCAACGTTCCCAAGCGCTACTGGCCCATGGACGACGCCATTGCCACCATCAGGCGGCTGGGTGGGGCAGCGGTCCTGGCCCACCCGACCAGCGTCAGCATCCTGAGTCCCGAGTTGCGCAGCATCATCACGGAATTGGCGGAGCTGGGGCTGGACGGCATCGAGGTGTTCAACAATATGGCGCAGCCGGAGGAGATGGCGGTGCTGCAACGGATTGCCGGGGACCGGGGGCTGCTGATGACCGGCGGCTCGGATTTTCACGGCATCGAAGAGGGACAGGAGCTGGGAAGGGGGAGAAACGGCATCCGTTTCGAGGATACCCTGCTCACCCCCCTGAAGACGCTCATTGAACGGCGCAGGCGCCAAGCCGATACCTGA
- a CDS encoding acetate uptake transporter, which translates to MSDVKLGNPAVVGLAGFGMTTMVLQCHNLGWCGIAPVLWLGLCFGGSAQLIAGLMEFKTGNNFGFCAFTGYGAFWISLCLMLIFGKNPDLVKAYPTLAFSANDLGFFLVAWTVFTLILFIASMKHNATLAFIFLTLLLGFIGLDLKELAGSALAGTFAAYDLLICAFSALYLMAVAVYGESGIKLPVGEAWIKDKAQAEESLAASKVTA; encoded by the coding sequence ATGAGCGACGTAAAACTGGGAAATCCTGCGGTTGTTGGCCTCGCTGGCTTTGGAATGACAACAATGGTGCTGCAATGCCATAACCTGGGATGGTGCGGTATCGCCCCTGTCCTCTGGCTCGGACTCTGCTTCGGCGGCTCCGCTCAGCTCATCGCCGGCCTGATGGAATTTAAAACCGGCAACAACTTCGGTTTTTGCGCCTTTACCGGTTATGGCGCTTTCTGGATTTCCCTGTGTCTGATGCTGATATTCGGAAAGAACCCGGACCTGGTCAAAGCCTATCCGACCCTCGCCTTCTCCGCAAACGATCTCGGCTTCTTCCTGGTAGCCTGGACCGTCTTCACCTTAATCCTCTTCATCGCCTCAATGAAGCACAACGCGACGCTGGCCTTCATCTTCCTCACCCTGCTCCTTGGCTTTATCGGTCTTGACCTGAAAGAACTTGCCGGCAGCGCCCTTGCCGGGACCTTCGCCGCTTACGACCTGCTTATCTGCGCCTTTTCCGCGCTGTACCTTATGGCGGTTGCCGTGTATGGCGAATCCGGCATTAAGCTTCCTGTCGGCGAGGCTTGGATCAAGGACAAGGCGCAAGCTGAGGAAAGCCTCGCTGCCAGTAAGGTTACCGCATAA
- a CDS encoding class I SAM-dependent methyltransferase, which produces METDRIKWNQRFGMEDAYQGGHPSPFLEREIERILRLVPGRRALDLACGEGRNSIFLARHGFRVTGLDISDVGIARGERQARAEGLEIDFRRQDLEGWHIGEEYDLIVNCNFLLRPLIPEEVDALAPGGLLLFDTILESPQLLATHNPDFFLRHGELERIFGAFEGEVLFSVELREGDMPTARVLFRKAG; this is translated from the coding sequence GTGGAAACGGACAGGATCAAGTGGAACCAGCGCTTCGGGATGGAGGATGCGTATCAGGGGGGGCACCCCTCCCCATTCCTGGAGCGGGAGATAGAGCGCATCCTACGCCTGGTCCCCGGCAGGCGGGCTCTGGACCTGGCCTGCGGCGAGGGGCGCAACAGCATCTTTCTGGCCCGTCACGGTTTCCGGGTGACCGGACTGGACATCTCGGATGTGGGCATCGCCAGGGGCGAGCGCCAGGCTCGGGCAGAGGGGCTGGAGATCGATTTCCGCCGACAGGACCTGGAAGGGTGGCACATCGGGGAAGAGTATGACCTGATCGTCAACTGCAACTTCCTGCTGCGCCCCCTGATCCCCGAGGAGGTCGACGCCCTGGCGCCGGGGGGACTCCTGCTGTTCGACACCATCCTGGAATCGCCCCAGCTCCTGGCAACCCACAACCCGGACTTTTTCCTGCGCCATGGTGAGCTTGAGAGGATATTTGGGGCCTTCGAGGGTGAGGTGCTGTTCAGCGTGGAGCTCAGGGAGGGGGATATGCCCACGGCCCGGGTGCTGTTCAGGAAGGCGGGTTGA